The following proteins are encoded in a genomic region of Galbibacter sp. BG1:
- a CDS encoding GNAT family N-acetyltransferase, with the protein MEHTIRRAEKEDMGQVLELIQELADFEKEPDAVEVTAEDLIRDGFGENPLFKCYVAEVNNRIEGMALFYNRYSTWKGKTIHLEDLVVRKSSRGTGLGSALFAEVIKHGHMEGVKRIEWVVLDWNTPAVNFYKKNGANILSDWDTVQLNEEGIKNFIANNNS; encoded by the coding sequence ATGGAGCATACAATTAGAAGAGCCGAAAAAGAAGATATGGGTCAAGTTTTGGAGTTAATTCAAGAGCTTGCCGATTTTGAAAAAGAACCCGATGCGGTAGAAGTAACTGCGGAAGACCTAATTAGAGATGGTTTTGGAGAAAATCCATTATTTAAATGTTACGTCGCAGAAGTGAACAACCGTATTGAAGGAATGGCGTTGTTTTATAACAGGTATTCCACATGGAAGGGTAAAACCATACACCTGGAAGATTTAGTAGTAAGAAAAAGTTCGAGAGGTACTGGTTTAGGTAGCGCGCTGTTTGCAGAGGTTATTAAACATGGCCACATGGAAGGTGTAAAAAGAATTGAATGGGTAGTGCTCGATTGGAACACCCCGGCAGTTAACTTTTATAAAAAGAATGGTGCCAACATATTAAGCGATTGGGATACTGTACAATTGAACGAAGAAGGAATTAAGAATTTTATAGCAAATAATAATTCATGA